A window of the Cystobacter fuscus genome harbors these coding sequences:
- a CDS encoding DUF3052 family protein encodes MNPYAPASLTSMLGIKSGSKVSVINPPRGFVQKLNPLPDGVEFLITAQTGLDIILFFTQDTHELVQRLPALSRAMTLQGGIWVCWPSGEGIKTALSEDFIRQAALDIGMVDNKLCLIDTTWTGLRLVRRPRGRLDKPDYRKRAPTAQA; translated from the coding sequence ATGAATCCCTACGCGCCAGCGTCCCTGACGTCCATGCTGGGCATCAAGTCCGGCAGCAAGGTCTCGGTCATCAACCCCCCGCGCGGCTTCGTCCAGAAGCTCAACCCCCTGCCCGACGGCGTGGAGTTCCTCATCACCGCCCAGACGGGCCTGGACATCATCCTCTTCTTCACCCAGGACACCCACGAGCTCGTCCAGCGCCTGCCCGCGCTCTCGCGCGCCATGACGCTCCAGGGCGGCATCTGGGTGTGCTGGCCCAGCGGCGAGGGGATCAAGACGGCCCTGAGCGAGGACTTCATCCGCCAGGCCGCGCTGGACATCGGCATGGTGGACAACAAGCTGTGCCTCATCGACACGACCTGGACGGGCCTGCGCCTGGTGCGCCGCCCGCGGGGCCGCCTGGACAAGCCCGACTACCGCAAGCGGGCCCCCACCGCCCAGGCCTGA
- a CDS encoding Rne/Rng family ribonuclease: MSSILVINAAGRETRVALVENGHIAEFYLERKKDKGVVGNIYKGRVVRVLPGMQAAFVDIGLEKAAFLYVSDVVYDPDFARAQFELTEGEHEDALDVPEESEAMAAEAAHHETGPEPEAEVNEPAPPATDVAPALDAAAAPTEATPAPALQAQPASLEPSALEAAPAPIAEAAPSPETETASVVSAPIEARAVSEPLVAPEALTPVTEALPAMAEAAPDVAVAPSAPESTPTEPAVAATSASPSTGESTPATAAAPRPETTAGERRAPRDNREAAREAREGRRDQKDRERDKDREKDKARKARDEQPQRKREEEKSKPRKTAKIEELLKVGQEVVVQISKDPIGTKGARLTSHISIPGRHLVFMPTVDHVGISRRISNEKERKRLREMVDRFRPPGTGFIVRTVAENVPQEKLESDIRFLIEVWNQVVRRNEKRGGSGLLHPDLDLILRATRDLFAHDVEKLVVDDREEYERILGFVNAQDPALKDRVVLHESDEPIFDAYGIEHELQRATQRKVWLKSGGYLIIDQAEALTAIDVNSGRYVGKKSLEETITKINVEAAKEIVYQLRLRNIGGIIICDFIDMEKPQNRDKVFKSLQEALGRDKAKTNVLRISELGLVEMTRKRVRESIGRVLHEDCPYCDGKGFVKTATTVAYEIFGEIRREAPGYKDPTLVINCNAEVARLLQGEERQELRHLMDRYNKSIQVKAQQNYHREQYDVYGRSAQGGDHKVASSPGSGDGELSMQRRPESGGERGFRSEGGPGRGERGERDRDRDRGGGRGDRDRGDRDRGGGRGDRDRERSGGNRGDRGGGGGGGSRDRDRNRGEQRRSEPREGREGREGREGREARAQTAPAGEQQSGSGGTPPASSGGGEPSGGGNP; this comes from the coding sequence ATGAGCAGCATCCTCGTCATCAACGCCGCGGGCCGGGAGACCCGGGTGGCCCTCGTCGAGAACGGGCACATCGCGGAGTTCTACCTCGAGCGTAAGAAGGACAAGGGAGTCGTCGGCAACATCTACAAGGGCCGCGTGGTCCGGGTGCTCCCCGGCATGCAGGCGGCTTTCGTCGACATCGGCCTGGAAAAGGCCGCCTTCCTCTACGTCAGCGACGTCGTCTACGACCCGGACTTCGCCCGGGCCCAGTTCGAGCTGACCGAGGGCGAGCACGAAGACGCCCTCGACGTGCCCGAGGAGTCCGAGGCCATGGCCGCCGAGGCGGCCCACCACGAGACCGGCCCCGAGCCGGAAGCCGAGGTGAACGAGCCGGCCCCTCCGGCCACCGACGTCGCGCCCGCGCTCGACGCGGCGGCGGCGCCCACCGAGGCGACCCCCGCCCCCGCTCTCCAGGCGCAGCCCGCCAGCCTCGAGCCCTCCGCCCTCGAGGCCGCTCCCGCTCCCATCGCGGAGGCCGCTCCCTCCCCGGAGACGGAGACGGCCTCGGTGGTGTCCGCGCCCATCGAGGCGCGGGCCGTGTCCGAGCCCCTCGTCGCGCCCGAGGCGCTCACGCCCGTGACCGAGGCGCTCCCGGCCATGGCCGAGGCGGCTCCGGACGTGGCCGTTGCCCCGTCCGCTCCCGAGAGCACCCCCACCGAGCCCGCCGTCGCCGCGACGAGCGCCTCCCCGAGCACCGGGGAGAGCACCCCCGCCACTGCCGCCGCCCCGCGTCCGGAAACGACCGCCGGCGAGCGCCGCGCGCCCCGGGACAACCGTGAGGCCGCCCGCGAGGCGCGTGAGGGCCGCCGCGACCAGAAGGATCGCGAGCGCGACAAGGACCGGGAGAAGGACAAGGCGCGCAAGGCGCGCGACGAGCAGCCGCAGCGCAAGCGCGAGGAGGAGAAGAGCAAGCCGCGCAAGACGGCGAAGATCGAGGAGCTCTTGAAGGTGGGCCAGGAGGTCGTGGTGCAGATCTCCAAGGATCCCATCGGGACCAAGGGCGCGCGTCTCACCTCGCACATCTCCATCCCGGGCCGGCACCTGGTGTTCATGCCCACGGTGGACCACGTGGGCATCAGCCGCCGCATCTCCAACGAGAAGGAGCGCAAGCGCCTGCGGGAGATGGTGGACCGCTTCCGTCCGCCCGGCACGGGCTTCATCGTGCGCACGGTGGCCGAGAACGTGCCCCAGGAGAAGCTCGAGAGCGACATCCGCTTCCTCATCGAGGTGTGGAACCAGGTGGTGCGCCGCAACGAGAAGCGCGGCGGCTCGGGCCTGCTGCACCCGGACCTGGACCTCATCCTGCGCGCCACGCGCGACCTGTTCGCCCACGACGTGGAGAAGCTCGTCGTGGACGACCGCGAGGAGTACGAGCGCATCCTCGGCTTCGTGAACGCGCAGGACCCGGCGCTCAAGGACCGGGTGGTGCTGCACGAGTCGGACGAGCCCATCTTCGACGCCTACGGGATTGAACACGAGCTGCAGCGCGCCACCCAGCGCAAGGTGTGGCTCAAGAGCGGCGGCTACCTCATCATCGATCAGGCCGAGGCGCTCACCGCCATCGACGTCAACTCGGGCCGCTACGTCGGCAAGAAGAGCCTCGAGGAGACGATCACCAAGATCAACGTCGAGGCGGCCAAGGAGATCGTCTACCAGCTGCGGCTGCGCAACATCGGCGGCATCATCATCTGCGACTTCATCGACATGGAGAAGCCGCAGAACCGCGACAAGGTCTTCAAGTCCCTGCAGGAGGCGCTGGGCCGGGACAAGGCCAAGACGAACGTGCTGCGCATCTCCGAGCTGGGCCTGGTGGAGATGACGCGCAAGCGCGTGCGCGAGTCCATCGGCCGCGTCCTCCACGAGGACTGCCCGTACTGCGACGGCAAGGGCTTCGTGAAGACGGCCACCACGGTGGCCTACGAGATCTTCGGGGAGATCCGCCGCGAGGCGCCCGGCTACAAGGACCCCACGCTGGTCATCAACTGCAACGCCGAGGTGGCGCGGCTGCTCCAGGGTGAGGAGCGGCAGGAGCTGCGCCACCTGATGGACCGCTACAACAAGTCCATCCAGGTGAAGGCGCAGCAGAACTACCACCGCGAGCAGTACGACGTGTACGGCCGCAGCGCCCAGGGTGGAGACCACAAGGTGGCCTCCTCACCGGGCTCGGGAGACGGCGAACTGTCGATGCAGCGCCGTCCGGAGAGCGGCGGCGAGCGCGGTTTCCGCTCGGAGGGCGGTCCGGGCCGGGGCGAGCGGGGTGAGCGCGACCGGGACCGCGACCGCGGCGGCGGCCGGGGCGACCGCGACCGGGGCGACCGCGACCGCGGCGGCGGCCGGGGCGACCGGGACCGTGAACGCAGCGGCGGCAACCGGGGCGACCGCGGCGGTGGCGGTGGCGGTGGCAGCCGGGATCGGGACCGCAATCGCGGAGAGCAGCGCCGGTCCGAGCCGCGCGAAGGACGTGAAGGCCGCGAGGGACGTGAGGGCCGCGAGGCCCGGGCCCAGACGGCTCCGGCGGGAGAGCAGCAGTCTGGCTCGGGCGGCACACCGCCCGCGTCCTCGGGTGGCGGCGAGCCCAGCGGTGGCGGCAATCCGTGA
- a CDS encoding YihY/virulence factor BrkB family protein, with the protein MRTLPSLFLQRLRTRALQWARRTWAPLERTRAGRFAADTALAVRSLARGFQGENIRLRAAALTYISVFSLVPLLTVVLALLGAYHQQAFQHRLREFISAVLAPGVREESATFLEGFLEPGNTTAIGSAGFLGLLFSSGSLLHNIDVSLNEIWGVKNHRSWYVRGLIYAGLLLLGPLMLALSFAGTSVVRSLLRGTHTPLFLDLFELLFGALSPLTAIAGLTLLYVVTPNTHVRWRSALAGGLVAGVAWSVARHLYTGIAAYSFRHNPLYASLGALPMFLAWLYVDWLILLGGARLSYAVEHATFRDSLWAFGAHPRARELVAAQLAQETTLVWFDGTPPPLPRELALRLRVAESLVDEVAEDLEHAGLLARHRRGGLLPARSPSELTLADLTLAVHGVYSPVAPGDWSLPPAPGFEPLAAIFHEADSLGLEVLRRTRWLDLAILVRPELARPHLAPAVPPAAPQEAGSGNP; encoded by the coding sequence ATGAGGACCCTCCCCTCGCTCTTCCTCCAGCGACTGCGCACCCGAGCGCTTCAGTGGGCCCGGCGCACCTGGGCGCCCCTGGAGCGAACCCGGGCGGGCCGCTTCGCCGCGGACACCGCGCTCGCGGTACGCAGTCTGGCCCGCGGCTTCCAGGGCGAAAACATCCGCCTGCGGGCCGCGGCGCTCACCTACATCAGTGTCTTCTCGCTGGTTCCGCTGCTGACGGTGGTGCTCGCCCTGCTGGGGGCCTACCACCAACAGGCCTTCCAGCACCGCCTCCGGGAGTTCATCTCCGCCGTGCTGGCGCCCGGGGTGCGCGAGGAGTCGGCCACCTTCCTCGAGGGGTTTCTCGAGCCGGGCAACACGACGGCCATTGGCAGCGCGGGCTTTCTCGGCCTGCTCTTCTCCTCGGGCTCGCTGCTGCACAACATCGACGTGTCGCTGAACGAAATCTGGGGGGTGAAGAACCACCGCTCCTGGTACGTGCGCGGCCTCATCTACGCGGGCCTGCTGCTGCTGGGGCCGCTGATGCTGGCGCTCTCGTTCGCGGGAACGAGCGTCGTGCGCTCGCTGCTGCGAGGCACCCACACCCCGCTCTTCCTGGACCTCTTCGAGCTGCTGTTCGGCGCCCTGTCCCCCCTCACCGCGATCGCGGGGCTCACCCTGCTCTACGTCGTGACGCCCAACACCCATGTGCGGTGGCGCTCGGCGCTCGCGGGAGGGCTCGTCGCGGGAGTGGCCTGGAGCGTGGCGCGGCACCTGTACACGGGCATCGCCGCGTACAGCTTCCGCCACAACCCGCTCTACGCCTCCCTGGGCGCGCTGCCCATGTTCCTGGCGTGGCTGTACGTGGACTGGCTCATCCTCCTCGGAGGCGCCCGGCTGTCCTACGCGGTGGAGCACGCCACCTTCCGCGACTCGTTGTGGGCCTTCGGCGCGCACCCCCGGGCGAGGGAGCTGGTGGCCGCCCAGCTCGCCCAGGAGACCACCCTCGTCTGGTTCGACGGCACCCCGCCACCCCTCCCCCGGGAGCTGGCGCTGCGCCTGCGCGTCGCCGAGTCGCTCGTCGACGAGGTGGCCGAGGACCTGGAGCACGCGGGCCTGCTCGCGCGCCATCGCCGGGGGGGACTGCTTCCCGCCCGCTCCCCCAGCGAGTTGACCCTGGCCGACCTGACCCTCGCGGTCCACGGCGTCTACAGTCCCGTCGCCCCCGGCGACTGGAGCCTTCCCCCCGCCCCCGGCTTCGAGCCCCTGGCGGCCATCTTCCACGAGGCGGACTCCCTGGGGCTCGAGGTCCTGCGCCGCACCCGGTGGCTGGACCTGGCCATCCTGGTGCGTCCGGAGCTGGCACGGCCGCACCTGGCGCCCGCCGTCCCGCCTGCCGCCCCCCAGGAAGCGGGCAGCGGAAATCCGTAA
- a CDS encoding HU family DNA-binding protein translates to MLKSDLINVLVNKKQMTQKQAEATVETIFESMKEALCRGENIEIRGLGAFHVKNYQGYQGRNPKTGQIIPVKPKRGLLFRTGKELRDRVNRPPPQTPQSDVSFDPKRGSGGSY, encoded by the coding sequence ATGCTCAAGTCCGATCTGATCAACGTCCTCGTCAACAAGAAGCAGATGACGCAGAAGCAAGCCGAGGCCACGGTCGAGACGATTTTCGAGTCCATGAAGGAAGCCCTCTGCCGCGGCGAGAACATCGAGATCCGCGGCCTGGGCGCCTTCCACGTGAAGAACTACCAGGGCTATCAAGGCCGCAACCCCAAGACGGGACAGATCATCCCCGTGAAGCCCAAGCGCGGCCTGTTGTTCCGCACGGGCAAGGAGCTGCGCGATCGGGTCAACCGGCCTCCGCCCCAGACGCCCCAGTCCGACGTCTCCTTCGATCCCAAGCGAGGCAGTGGCGGCAGCTACTAG
- a CDS encoding flagellar biosynthesis protein FlhA encodes MNRLMKILLRARSSSDVVLAVAMVAVLGALIIPLPPWLLDLGLALNLVAAVSLLVAALQARDALKVTSFPTLLLFTTLFRLALNVSSTRLALADGHAGEIIQAFGEFVVRGDYVVGAVIFAILTLVQFLVVAKGAERVAEVSARFTLDAMPGKQMSIDADLRAGAIDQTRARRRRRDLERESQMFGAMDGAMKFVKGDVIAGLVIVLVNLLGGSCIGVLQNGMPVAEAASTYALIAIGDGLVSQIPSLCIAVAAGLVVTRVASEKEEDSLGSDIGAQIFGEARVLWVVVALCGALAVMPGMPHLTFLGLGAALGGLAYVLPRLRSLSGEEPGAPGEASAGDEAKGAPGAPPQSAAVPVGVAPLTVDLAPDLTALAQAQGGAFVHQVLNQLRDELFLELGVRVPGMRVRTGAAYLPPGTYRILVDEVPAGMGQVAPEMLYALAQPEELAFLEVTAEPVVEPFTGRPISRVPADSRARLELAQVPLRSAGALIAEHLRGVIRARAAGFLGVQEVRGLLDGLEAQAPTLVKEALQKVPLPLLTEVLRKLVDEQVSIRDLRAILEALVAPTTEGDAAALAERCRQALSRYLSHKFAPSGPLFAYLVEPEIEETLRSAGARGPAPAPERIAEILEGVKRIAAGGQTVLLTAPDVRRTLRKLCEGAFPDVAVLTYSELELQLQVRPLGRLAPVAPGP; translated from the coding sequence ATGAACCGATTGATGAAGATTCTCCTGCGGGCACGCAGCTCCTCGGACGTGGTGCTCGCCGTGGCGATGGTCGCGGTGCTGGGCGCGCTCATCATCCCCTTGCCGCCCTGGTTGTTGGATCTGGGGCTGGCCCTCAATCTGGTGGCGGCGGTGTCGCTGCTGGTGGCGGCGCTCCAGGCCCGGGATGCGTTGAAGGTGACGTCCTTTCCGACCCTGCTCCTGTTCACCACGCTCTTCCGGCTCGCGCTCAACGTGTCGTCCACGCGCCTGGCCCTGGCGGACGGCCACGCGGGGGAAATCATCCAGGCGTTCGGCGAGTTCGTCGTCCGGGGCGATTACGTCGTCGGCGCGGTCATCTTCGCCATCCTCACGTTGGTGCAGTTCCTCGTGGTGGCCAAGGGCGCCGAGCGCGTGGCCGAGGTCTCCGCGCGCTTCACCCTGGATGCGATGCCGGGCAAGCAGATGTCCATCGACGCGGATCTGCGCGCGGGAGCCATCGATCAGACGCGGGCCCGCCGCCGACGGCGCGATCTGGAGCGCGAGTCGCAGATGTTCGGAGCGATGGATGGCGCGATGAAGTTCGTGAAGGGAGACGTCATCGCCGGCCTGGTCATCGTCCTGGTCAATCTCCTGGGGGGAAGCTGCATTGGCGTGCTGCAGAACGGAATGCCGGTGGCGGAAGCGGCTTCCACCTATGCGCTCATCGCCATCGGGGACGGGCTGGTGTCACAGATTCCTTCCCTCTGCATCGCGGTGGCGGCGGGGCTCGTCGTCACGCGCGTGGCGTCGGAGAAGGAGGAGGATTCGCTCGGCTCGGACATCGGCGCGCAGATCTTCGGTGAGGCCCGGGTGCTCTGGGTGGTGGTCGCGCTCTGCGGGGCGCTCGCCGTGATGCCCGGAATGCCGCATCTGACCTTCCTTGGCCTGGGGGCCGCGCTGGGCGGGCTCGCGTATGTCCTTCCTCGCCTGCGCTCCCTGTCGGGGGAAGAGCCCGGCGCTCCGGGCGAGGCGTCCGCCGGAGACGAGGCGAAGGGGGCGCCTGGTGCTCCTCCGCAAAGCGCGGCGGTACCGGTGGGCGTGGCGCCCTTGACGGTGGATCTCGCGCCGGACCTCACCGCGCTGGCGCAGGCGCAGGGAGGTGCGTTCGTGCATCAGGTGCTCAACCAGCTCCGGGACGAGCTCTTCCTCGAGCTGGGGGTGCGCGTGCCCGGTATGCGGGTGCGCACCGGAGCGGCCTATCTGCCACCGGGGACGTACCGGATCCTCGTCGACGAGGTGCCCGCGGGAATGGGGCAGGTCGCGCCGGAGATGCTCTACGCGTTGGCTCAACCGGAGGAGCTGGCCTTCCTGGAGGTGACGGCCGAGCCGGTGGTGGAGCCGTTCACGGGCAGGCCCATCAGCCGCGTGCCGGCGGACAGCCGCGCGCGTCTGGAGCTGGCGCAGGTTCCGCTGCGAAGCGCCGGAGCGCTCATCGCCGAGCACCTGCGCGGCGTCATCCGCGCGCGCGCGGCGGGCTTCCTGGGGGTGCAGGAGGTGCGCGGCCTGCTGGATGGACTCGAGGCTCAGGCGCCCACCCTGGTGAAGGAAGCGCTCCAGAAGGTGCCCCTGCCGTTGCTCACCGAGGTCCTGCGCAAGCTCGTGGACGAGCAGGTGAGCATCCGCGACCTGCGCGCCATCCTGGAGGCGTTGGTGGCGCCCACCACCGAGGGGGATGCCGCGGCCCTGGCCGAGCGCTGCCGGCAGGCGTTGTCTCGCTACTTGAGCCACAAGTTCGCGCCCTCGGGACCGCTCTTCGCCTACCTGGTGGAGCCGGAGATCGAGGAGACGCTGCGCTCCGCCGGGGCCCGTGGGCCGGCGCCCGCTCCCGAGCGGATCGCGGAAATCCTGGAGGGGGTGAAGCGCATCGCCGCGGGCGGGCAGACCGTGTTGCTCACGGCACCGGACGTCCGGCGTACCCTGCGCAAGCTGTGCGAGGGCGCCTTTCCCGACGTCGCGGTCCTCACCTACAGTGAACTGGAGCTGCAACTGCAGGTTCGTCCCCTGGGACGGCTGGCCCCGGTCGCGCCGGGGCCCTGA
- a CDS encoding EscU/YscU/HrcU family type III secretion system export apparatus switch protein produces the protein MSGKTEQPSAKRLREARRQGRIPRSRLLSSSVVTLGGFWTLSVVVPLGFTRLKAWTARLMLHQESAGALEEAGVLLLLLVGPPLGSAWLASLAVSVATVGLEVNADHVVPKWERVNPLAGLKKLFSVRPLIELGKALLVAVGVGWLVWSEAVEAGPDVLRSVWLTGTLGLEHGVKRLAPLVLRLAWVLVVLGVGDYVLARRRHLKDLMMTREEVKREHKESEGDPHHKSQRRALHRQFAAGGPARGVGKASVVVVNPTHLAVALRYAPEECEAPYLVGKGREADALELRREAERLGVPVVRDVPLARSLVHYDVGEEIPEELYQAAAAVLRVAREP, from the coding sequence GTGAGCGGGAAGACGGAGCAACCTTCGGCGAAGCGTCTGCGCGAGGCGCGTCGGCAGGGACGGATCCCGCGCAGCCGCCTGCTGTCCTCCAGCGTGGTGACGCTGGGGGGCTTCTGGACCCTGTCCGTCGTGGTTCCCCTCGGCTTCACCCGGCTGAAGGCGTGGACGGCCCGGTTGATGCTGCACCAGGAGTCCGCGGGTGCGCTCGAGGAGGCGGGAGTCCTGCTGCTGCTCCTGGTGGGTCCCCCGCTCGGGAGTGCCTGGCTGGCGTCCCTCGCGGTGTCCGTGGCCACGGTGGGGCTCGAAGTGAACGCGGACCACGTGGTGCCGAAATGGGAGCGCGTCAATCCCCTGGCGGGCTTGAAGAAGCTGTTCAGCGTGAGACCGCTCATCGAACTGGGCAAAGCACTGCTCGTGGCGGTGGGCGTGGGGTGGCTGGTGTGGAGCGAGGCCGTGGAGGCGGGGCCGGACGTGCTGCGCTCCGTCTGGTTGACGGGCACGTTGGGCCTGGAGCACGGCGTGAAGCGGTTGGCTCCGCTCGTGCTGCGGCTCGCATGGGTGCTCGTGGTCCTGGGCGTGGGGGACTACGTGCTCGCGCGCCGGAGGCACCTGAAGGACTTGATGATGACGCGCGAGGAGGTGAAGCGCGAGCACAAGGAGAGCGAGGGAGATCCCCATCACAAGAGTCAGCGGCGGGCGCTCCATCGACAGTTCGCGGCGGGGGGGCCGGCGCGTGGGGTGGGCAAGGCGAGTGTCGTGGTCGTCAACCCCACGCACCTCGCGGTCGCGCTTCGCTATGCGCCGGAGGAGTGCGAGGCGCCCTACCTCGTCGGCAAGGGGCGCGAGGCGGACGCGCTCGAGTTGAGGCGTGAGGCCGAGCGGCTCGGCGTTCCCGTGGTGCGGGACGTGCCACTGGCGCGCAGCCTCGTGCACTACGACGTCGGGGAGGAGATCCCCGAGGAATTGTATCAGGCCGCCGCGGCGGTGCTCCGGGTGGCGCGGGAGCCGTAG
- a CDS encoding EscT/YscT/HrcT family type III secretion system export apparatus protein → MRWELLGGWFESWGPDVVAVALCSARLLPVAFLCPLLGGQAAPTTVKLALVLSLALFLHQEAGVSLSTPVTSPVHLAALTMKELTYGVSLGLVAALPFDAARMGGRFIDLFRGTSAEASLPVTGSRESATGDALHPLLVGMVITGGLMPVVLSGLVRGFGWVPLGAYVPGEGAVLLVVGLAGGAMATGLAIGAPVAAAVMAVDCLVGLVSRAAPQVNLQDMGAPLRILAGGALLWLGVGLFCERLLAGFLEVEDALFQLAEMAR, encoded by the coding sequence ATGAGGTGGGAACTGCTTGGGGGGTGGTTCGAGTCCTGGGGGCCAGACGTGGTGGCGGTGGCCTTGTGCTCCGCGCGGCTGTTGCCAGTGGCCTTTCTCTGCCCGTTGCTGGGAGGACAGGCGGCGCCGACGACGGTGAAGCTCGCGCTGGTCCTGAGCCTCGCCCTCTTCCTGCATCAGGAGGCGGGAGTGTCCCTGTCCACGCCCGTGACGTCGCCCGTGCATCTGGCCGCGCTGACGATGAAGGAACTCACTTATGGGGTGTCGCTGGGCTTGGTCGCGGCGCTGCCCTTCGACGCGGCGCGGATGGGAGGCCGTTTCATCGACCTGTTCCGGGGCACGTCCGCGGAGGCGAGCCTGCCTGTCACGGGGTCTCGCGAATCCGCTACGGGAGACGCGCTCCACCCGCTGCTCGTGGGGATGGTGATCACGGGAGGGCTCATGCCCGTGGTGCTGTCGGGGCTGGTGCGGGGATTCGGCTGGGTTCCCCTGGGGGCGTACGTGCCCGGGGAGGGGGCGGTGTTGCTTGTCGTGGGGCTCGCGGGAGGGGCCATGGCCACGGGATTGGCGATCGGGGCGCCGGTGGCCGCGGCGGTGATGGCGGTGGACTGCCTGGTGGGACTCGTGTCGCGCGCCGCGCCCCAGGTGAATCTCCAGGACATGGGGGCTCCCCTGCGCATCCTCGCGGGAGGCGCCCTGCTGTGGCTGGGCGTGGGGTTGTTCTGTGAGCGGCTGCTCGCGGGCTTCCTCGAAGTGGAGGACGCCTTGTTCCAACTGGCGGAGATGGCGCGGTGA
- a CDS encoding flagellar biosynthetic protein FliQ → MTQDVLLSLGREALLLMVLASLPPIGASLVVGFLMSLFQATTQLQESTLTVVPKLCAAVLALVVAGPWIAGQLTLFTHRILSFIAEVGG, encoded by the coding sequence ATGACCCAGGACGTGTTGCTTTCCCTGGGCCGGGAGGCCCTCCTGCTGATGGTGCTCGCGTCCCTGCCACCCATTGGCGCGAGCCTGGTGGTGGGCTTCCTGATGAGCCTCTTCCAGGCCACCACGCAGTTGCAGGAGAGCACGCTCACGGTGGTGCCCAAGCTGTGCGCGGCGGTCCTGGCCCTGGTGGTGGCCGGGCCGTGGATCGCCGGCCAGCTCACGCTCTTCACGCATCGGATCCTGAGCTTCATCGCGGAGGTGGGCGGATGA
- the sctR gene encoding type III secretion system export apparatus subunit SctR has product MRSAWLVGGMLVPGVASAAEPSLSQMSFAGTPLSMMGMLAVMSLLPFAVLMLTSFSKIAVVLSLARSAMGTQQAPPTLVLTGLAAVLSGHIMAPVMERMYDAGLAVYEDMGSGARILEGAGKVMEPLRAFLIKHGSPEERARLVELARELRPPEEAERVHEESLFVVVPAFVLTELKEAFQIGFLVFLPFLVLDMVVANVLLALGMQSLSPSQVSLPFKILLFVAVDGWSLLARGLILGYR; this is encoded by the coding sequence ATGAGGAGCGCGTGGCTCGTGGGGGGGATGCTCGTGCCCGGAGTTGCCTCGGCGGCGGAGCCCTCCCTGTCGCAGATGTCCTTCGCGGGCACACCGCTGTCGATGATGGGGATGTTGGCGGTGATGTCCCTGCTGCCCTTCGCGGTGTTGATGCTGACGAGTTTCTCGAAGATCGCCGTGGTGTTGTCCCTGGCGCGCTCGGCCATGGGGACGCAGCAAGCCCCGCCGACTCTCGTGCTCACGGGGCTCGCCGCGGTGTTGTCGGGGCACATCATGGCGCCCGTCATGGAGCGCATGTACGACGCGGGGCTGGCCGTCTACGAGGACATGGGCTCTGGCGCGCGGATCCTCGAGGGCGCGGGGAAGGTGATGGAGCCGCTGCGTGCCTTCCTGATCAAGCACGGCAGTCCGGAGGAGCGTGCCCGGCTCGTGGAGCTGGCTCGTGAGCTGCGCCCGCCCGAGGAGGCGGAGCGGGTCCACGAGGAGAGCCTGTTCGTGGTCGTTCCCGCCTTCGTCCTCACCGAGCTGAAGGAGGCATTTCAAATCGGCTTCCTCGTCTTCCTTCCGTTCCTGGTGCTGGACATGGTCGTCGCCAACGTCCTGCTCGCCCTGGGAATGCAGTCCCTGTCGCCGAGTCAGGTGAGCCTGCCCTTCAAGATCCTCCTCTTCGTCGCGGTGGATGGCTGGTCGCTGCTCGCGCGCGGCCTCATCCTCGGCTACCGGTGA
- a CDS encoding flagellar biosynthetic protein FliO — protein MKTWWTSVSPRIRLLLALGLVLGLAGVAQWRDASVTSLARALLGGLALAVLGGWLMYRGRAGDGFSRTEPLRVVSRTGLSQRCGLALVEVEGSRYFVVFGDSFAEIRPARAPVRVKSRSRRRAVADAAVEEPLS, from the coding sequence ATGAAGACCTGGTGGACCTCGGTATCGCCGCGTATCCGGCTGCTCCTGGCGCTCGGGCTCGTGCTGGGCCTGGCGGGGGTGGCGCAGTGGAGGGATGCGTCCGTGACCTCGCTGGCGCGGGCGTTGTTGGGCGGCCTGGCCCTGGCGGTCCTGGGCGGGTGGCTGATGTACCGAGGGCGTGCCGGGGACGGGTTCTCGCGCACCGAGCCGCTGCGGGTGGTGTCCCGGACCGGCTTGTCGCAGCGCTGTGGGCTGGCGTTGGTGGAGGTGGAGGGGAGCCGCTACTTCGTGGTGTTTGGCGATTCCTTCGCGGAGATCCGTCCGGCACGTGCACCCGTGCGCGTGAAGTCCCGGTCGCGCCGACGCGCGGTGGCTGATGCCGCGGTCGAGGAGCCGCTGTCATGA